A genomic stretch from Arachis stenosperma cultivar V10309 chromosome 3, arast.V10309.gnm1.PFL2, whole genome shotgun sequence includes:
- the LOC130966002 gene encoding uncharacterized protein LOC130966002, whose protein sequence is MATNRWRAVISWREVPRWETEDPQRETLGVAFHHQVWFFMDSDSMNLISWNVRGASNKMWLEYTEHLGFTPVGIVEASGHRGERGGKNWVCSAVYGSPQPAIREDLWEHLLALGTSIQDPWLITGDFNEILHSQKVKGCHFNVNRRNYFSHILDSCNLFDLTKVGRSFTWFRKVQGNKEVAKKLDRACSNSSWRFMFPEAFTEVLSCLHSDHYPLLTRCLVLPVRKGSRPSKFQAAWTTHPSYKSVVHKAWNGNNTHIHGKLRKVQEASLNFNSRVFGNIFIKKRSLESKLNDLQKRLEFCDDAVVKEEEQRCRDDFNSVLL, encoded by the exons ATGGCGACGAACAGATGGAGGGCGGTGATATCCTGGAGGGAGGTACCAAGATGGGAGACAGAGGACCCTCAACGTGAGACGTTAGGGGTGGCGTTCCATCATCAAGTCTGGTTTTTTATGGATAGTGATTCTATGAACTTGATTAGTTGGAACGTGAGAGGAGCCTCTAACAAGATGTGGCTCGAGTACACT gaACATTTGGGTTTCACTCCTGTGGGAATTGTGGAAGCTAGTGGACACAGAGGGG AAAGGGGTGGAAAGAATTGGGTGTGCAGTGCAGTTTACGGTAGCCCCCAACCGGCGATTCGTGAAGATTTGTGGGAACATCTGTTGGCACTTGGAACTTCTATACAGGACCCGTGGTTGATAACAGGAGACTTTAATGAAATTTTGCATTCTCAGAAAGTGAAAGGGTGCCACTTTAATGTTAATCGAAGAAATTATTTCTCTCACATTTTAGATTCGTGTAATTTGTTTGATCTGACAAAAGTGGGTAGGAGTTTTACTTGGTTCAGAAAGGTTCAGGGGAACAAGGAGGTAGCCAAGAAGTTGGACAGAGCTTGTAGCAATAGTAGTTGGAGATTTATGTTTCCTGAAGCGTTCACCGAGGTACTTAGTTGTTTGCATTCTGATCACTACCCTTTACTCACCAGATGCCTTGTACTGCCAGTCAGGAAGGGCAGCAGACCATCCAAGTTCCAAGCTGCATGGACTACTCATCCATCTTATAAAAGTGTCGTCCATAAAGCCTGGAATGGCAACAACACCCACATTCATGGCAAGCTTAGAAAGGTGCAAGAGGCTTCTCTGAACTTCAATTCTCGTGTCTTTGGGAAcatttttattaagaaaagatCTCTAGAAAGCAAGCTTAATGACCTCCAAAAAAGATTAGAATTTTGTGATGATGCAGTTGTCAAAGAAGAGGAAcaaaggtgcagggatgattTTAATTCGGTCCTTCTTTAG